Within the Miscanthus floridulus cultivar M001 chromosome 17, ASM1932011v1, whole genome shotgun sequence genome, the region GCTCCTGAAATGATCATGCTGCTCCAGTCAGCAACGGCAGCTTAGTGCTGGGTGACAGAGGAGCCCTGCAGGAGGCCGTCGCGGATCTGTGTGGTGATGTCGCGCACCGCACCGGGACCGTGCGGGATGAACACCGACGAAGCCTTGGACGATGCGCCGATCTCCTTCATGGTGTCGAAGTACTGGGTGATGAGCACCATGTCCATGACGTCCTTGGCGGTGGTCCCGGGCACGTTCACGGAGAACCCCAGCACGCTGTCCCTCAGCCCGTCCACGATCGCCTGCCGCTGCCGTGCAATGCCCAGCCCGGACAGGTACTTGGCTTCTGCCTCCCCCTCAGCACGCTTGATCTGCACGATCTTCTCTGCCTCTGCCTTCTCGTTTGCAGCCGCCCTCAGCCTCGCAGCTGCCAAATTGAAAGGGCAACAGCAACCACTAGAGTGTCAGTGTCAGCATATGATAGATACAAAGCTGGTCATTATGTCTAGTAGTTCTTATAGCTTGTTAAGCGTCAACCGACGAACCTGCGTTGATCTCGTTCATTGCGCGCTTCACATGCTCGTCTGGTTCGATGTCCACGATGAGAGTCTGCACGATCTCAAAGCCATAAGCCGACATGGCCTTTTCAAGCTCTTCCTCCACCGCCCTTGCAATCTCGTCCTTCTGCTCGAAAGCATCGTCCAAATGGAGCTTGGGAACGCTTGCTCTGATAACTGTTGACAGCAACCACAGACATCACCATGAGCAATAGGATAGCATGAGCAATTCCAGATATATACTTCCACAAATTAACAACAGGGAAAAAAACAGCACATAGATATAGACAAAGTGGTGTCTGATATGTTAAATCTTCAGTTGTTCTAAGAATTCCTACCGTCAAAGACGTAAGCTTGGATCTGGGACCTTGTGTTGCTCAGTTTGTAGAAAGCGTCACTTGCTTTGTCAGCCAGAGCGCGGTACTGAATAGATGCCACCACATTGACAAAGACATTGTCCTGCACAACTTCAGGTGTTAGAAGCATTACCATAATTGGCAATTCAATATCATTTGTCACCATTCAGATACTAAACTAGATGTGAACAAagcttttgcatttattttttgaGCAAGCAGTAAAAACCTTCTGCATATGCAGTATTCATATCAGTGTTGAAAGAACTTATCAAATCAACAGAGTACAAGCTTTCAGAAGCATCTTGTTTGTTTCACCATCAATCCTGGAACAGTGCCCTAGATTACTTTTATAACACTTTTTGTCAAGCTTTATAACCCAGAAAGGATTAGAGCATCATTAATTTCATGCTCTCAAACTAATGCTGCATCAAATTGACAGCTCTCCTCTTTGCTCATAAAAAATGAAGGGTAAGCATGACATACCTTTGTTTTGGTCTCACAGCGCACATCCAGTTGCTGCAGCCTGAGTGTGAGATGACCAGCTACACGCTTCCCGGCAAACCAAGGCATGCAGTGGCATCCTGGCTCAAGCACGCTGTCAAACTTGCCAAACTGCTCCCTGATGGCCACAGTCGACTGGTCAACTTGAACACAGCAACACAGGTTGCCCATAGCTGCAGTCCACGGATCACTTCTGCTGgcacctgaacatttcataaATCATAAAGACAAATTGGTAGTTAGTACTGAGAATAGTGTGAATAAGCCCTGCAATTGAGATTAAGTGCTGGCAATAGCAACTACTCTGTGGTCAGCGTAAGGTACCTAAGACTAAGATGATTGAAGGTTCACTGCGTCACAAAGAACAAAGTGAATGGCATGTAGCACCTGAATGTTTCATGTATCATAAAAGCCATTTTAGTACTGAAAAAGGTGCAAAGAAGATCTGCAGTGAGATTACTATAGAAACTAGGCAAGGCATAATGCTTTAAATCAAGTATTCTCCTTAGGCACAACGAGAACAAGCATCACTTTCCTCAAAGTAAAGCAGAAAAACTCCATCTAAACTTGTGCACATAGGAGAACTGTAGTACCAGAATGATTCAATTCAAATTTTCTCCTAGGACACTCTAATCAGAGATCAAGCATCCCTTTCCTCAGAGAAAAGCAGGACACAATCTAAACTTGTGCTTCCAAAGTAGCATCATGATTTTTCCTCAAAAAATGGAGTTGCATCATGGCCATGATTACTAAGGAAACAGCATAACAGTACTTGAACAAATATGTAACCATCTCCATAAACTCAAACTTTACTCTAGAACACATTTTCACTCTTAATTCAAGTTCCGCCGGCCTTACATGATGTGTGCAACTTAGAACCTAACCATGAGGCATTAATTTTCTCTTCAGAAACTAAAACCTTGCTGTAAAGCAAGAGAATTTAAATCACCTGTAAATATTCAG harbors:
- the LOC136516562 gene encoding hypersensitive-induced response protein-like protein 1, with protein sequence MGNLCCCVQVDQSTVAIREQFGKFDSVLEPGCHCMPWFAGKRVAGHLTLRLQQLDVRCETKTKDNVFVNVVASIQYRALADKASDAFYKLSNTRSQIQAYVFDVIRASVPKLHLDDAFEQKDEIARAVEEELEKAMSAYGFEIVQTLIVDIEPDEHVKRAMNEINAAARLRAAANEKAEAEKIVQIKRAEGEAEAKYLSGLGIARQRQAIVDGLRDSVLGFSVNVPGTTAKDVMDMVLITQYFDTMKEIGASSKASSVFIPHGPGAVRDITTQIRDGLLQGSSVTQH